The following are from one region of the Vitis riparia cultivar Riparia Gloire de Montpellier isolate 1030 chromosome 9, EGFV_Vit.rip_1.0, whole genome shotgun sequence genome:
- the LOC117922505 gene encoding photosynthetic NDH subunit of subcomplex B 1, chloroplastic — protein sequence MATPYFLPNSISPFLTNPSSSPPIHFTKSSFFTSPQPLPPTTKPGCRIQLNATPKKKNPWLDPFDDGEDPNMEYGSLFADGKQDEDPRPPDNPDNPYGFLKFPMGYSVEIASLALKVRGDVRRCCCVISGGVYENLLFFPAIQLIKDRYPGVQVDIVASPRGKQTYELNKNVRWANAYDPDVDFPEPAEYTDMIGILKARYYDMILSTKLAGLGHAAFLFMSTARDRVSYIYPNVNAAGAGLLLSQTFTPDGMNLSEAGYNMYHQMVDWLGRPARNVPRHPVPPLKVSISRKLKEVVEGKYKAAGAEKGKYIVIHGIECDSKASMQSKGDTDSLLPIQKWAEIADTIRGIRPIFVIPHEKVREEVEEEVGEDASMVFITTPGQLAALINDSLGVITTNTAAVQLATAREKPCIALFSSQQKGELFVPNAQEKKCLIVSSKTGKLVDINVEAVKKATEIFDVSLALA from the exons ATGGCCACACCTTATTTTCTCCCCAACTCCATTTCACCTTTCCTCACAAACCCATCTTCATCTCCTCCAATTCACTTCACCAAATCGTCCTTCTTCACCTCTCCACAACCCTTGCCTCCAACCACAAAACCTGGCTGCCGCATTCAGCTCAATGCCacacccaaaaagaaaaatccctGGCTGGACCCTTTTGATGATGGAGAAGACCCCAATATGGAGTATGGATCCCTCTTCGCCGATGGCAAACAAGACGAGGACCCCAGGCCACCCGATAACCCAGATAATCCTTATGGTTTCCTCAAGTTCCCAATGGGGTATAGTGTGGAGATAGCCTCATTGGCCTTGAAAGTGCGAGGAGATGTTCGACGTTGTTGTTGTGTGATTTCGGGTGGCGTTTATGAGAACTTGCTCTTCTTTCCTGCCATACAGTTGATTAAGGATAGGTACCCTGGTGTGCAAGTGGATATAGTGGCGTCCCCGCGTGGGAAGCAGACGTATGAGTTGAACAAAAATGTGAGGTGGGCTAATGCCTATGATCCTGATGTTGACTTCCCTGAGCCTGCCGAGTATACTGACATGATCGGAATTCTTAAG GCTAGGTACTATGACATGATCCTATCGACCAAACTGGCAGGGCTTGGCCATGCTGCATTCTTGTTTATGTCAACAGCCCGGGATAGAGTTAGCTACATTTATCCTAATGTGAATGCTGCAGGAGCTGGTTTACTCCTTTCCCAAACATTTACACCAGATGGTATGAATCTATCAGAGGCTGGATATAACAT GTACCATCAGATGGTTGACTGGTTAGGGAGACCAGCTCGGAATGTGCCAAGGCATCCTGTGCCTCCATTAAAAGTTTCCATTTCTAGGAAACTGAAGGAGGTTGTAGAGGGAAAATACAAGGCTGCTGGTGCTGAGAAAGGGAAATATATTGTGATTCATGGAATCGAATGTGACTCAAAGGCTTCAATGCAATCTAAGGGGGATACTGATAGCTTGTTACCCATCCAAAAATGGGCTGAAATAGCAGACACTATTAG GGGAATTAGGCCAATCTTTGTCATTCCGCATGAGAAAGTAAGGGAAGAAGTGGAAGAAGAAGTTGGAGAAGACGCCAGCATGGTGTTCATCACTACCCCAGGACAG CTGGCTGCTCTTATCAATGACTCCCTTGGGGTAATAACCACAAACACAGCTGCTGTTCAGCTTGCCACTGCCCGTGAAAAGCCCTG CATTGCATTGTTTTCTTCTCAACAGAAAGGAGAACTATTTGTTCCCAATGCACAAGAGAAGAAATGCTTAATTGTTTCATCCAAGACAGGGAAGTTGGTAGACATTAATGTTGAAGCTGTCAAAAAGGCAACAGAAATTTTTGATGTGTCCTTGGCTCTGGCCTAG